The sequence GGGATCAGCTTCTCCGGGTACTGGTGCGAGCCGTAGTTGTTGCTGGCGCGGGTCACCACCACCGGGGTGTCGTAGGTGGCGAAGTAGGAGAACGCCAGGCGGTCGGCGCCGGCCTTGCTGGCGGCGTACGGGTTGCGCGGCATGAGCGGCGCCTCTTCCGGGGCCTCGCCCTCCAGCACCTCGCCGTACACCTCGTCGGTGGACACCTGCAGGAAGCGCTTCAGGCCGTGCCGGCGGGCGGCCTCCAGCAGCACGTAGGTGCCGTACATGTCGGTAAGCACGAACTGGCCGGGGTCGTCGATGCTCTTGTCCACGAAGCTCTCGGCGGCGAAGTTGGCCACCGCGTCGTGCTGCGCCAGCAGCCCGTCCACCACCCTAGGGTCGCAGATGTCGCCCTTCACGAAGGCGTAGCGGGGATCGCTCTCCACCCCGGCCAGGTTGGCCAGGTTGCCCGCGTAGGTGAGCTTGTCCAGCACCGTGATCCGGATCCCGGGGTGGCGCGCCAGCGCCATCTTCACGAAGTGGCTGCCGATGAAGCCCGCGCCGCCGGTCACCACCAGGCGCGCGGAGCCCAGGTCCAGCCTAGCCATCGTGGCGCTCCCACTTGTACGGGATGTCGTTGTCGTGCGGATGCACGCGAAACTCGTCGGGCTCCGCGTAGACGTAGTGCTCGGTGGGCACGTTGACCAGGTACGCCGGCTCGGTGCCGATCCCCTTCATGCCGTGCAACACCAAGTTTGGGATCACCAGCAGGATGGGGTTCTGCTCGCCCAGGAAGAACTCGTTCACCTCGCCGCGGGTCTTGGAGCCCTCGCGCCCGTCGTAGAGCACCACCTTCATCATGCCCTTCACGCAGGTGAAGTGATCGGTCTGCTTCCTGTGGTAGTGCCAGCCTTTGACCACGCCGGGATAGGCCACGGTGAGGTACACCTGGCCGAACTTCTGGAAGAACTCGTCGTCGTCCCGGAGCATCTCCATCAGGAAGCCGCGCTCGTCCGGGATCACCTTCAGCTTCTTGATCTTCACGCCCTCGATCATCTACGCCTCTCCCCGGCCCACGCCCTGGTACCGGAACCCGATCTCCCGGACCGTGCGCGGGTCGTAGATGTTGCGGCAGTCCACGATCGCGGGACGCCGCATGATCCGCTTGAGCTTCCCGAGGTCCAGCTCCCGGAACTGGTTCCACTCGGTCACCACCACCAGCACGTCCGCGCCGCGGGCGGCGGTGTAGGCATCCGGGCAGTACGTCAGGCCGGGCAGCTCCTGCTGCGCCCCGGGCATCGCGATGGGGTCATAGGCCTTCACCTTGATGCCCGCGCGCAGCAGCCAGCGGCCGAAATCCATCCCCACCGACTCGCGCAGGTCGTCGGTGTTGGGCTTGAAGGCGAGGCCCAGCAGCGCCACGGTCTTGCCGCGCGGGGAGCCCAGGCCCGCGAGGATCTTGTCGTACACGAAGCGGCGCTGGTCGCGGTTCACCTTCATCACCGCGCCGGTCAGGGGCGTGGGGGCCCCGAACTGCTTCGAGAAGTGAAGCAGGCTGGCGCAGTCCTTGGGGAAGCACGAGCCGCCGAAGCCCGGGCCGGCGTGCAGGAACTTCGAGCCGATGCGCTTGTCCAGGCCCACCGCCTTGGCCACCACGTTCACGTCCACGTGCGGCCCGATGGCCTCGCACACGCGGGACATCTCGTTGATGAAGGAGATCTTGGTGGCCAGCGCGTTGTTGGCCGCATACTTGATCAGCTCCGAGGTCTCGAGGTTGGTGAGCACCATCGGGGTTTCGATCAGGTACAGCGGGCGGTACAGGCCGGCCACGGCCTTGAGCGCCTTCTGCGAATCCGCGCCGATCACGATGCGGTCCGTGTGCATGAAGGTGTCCACCGCCGCGCCCTCGCGCAGGAACTCGGGATTGCTCACCACGTCGAAGCGGGCCTTCGAGCCGCGCTTGAGGTGCTGCCGCACCAGCTCGGCGAGCTTCCGCCCGGTGCCCGGGGGCACGGTGCTCTTCTGCACGATCACCTTGTAGCCGGTGAGGTGCGGGGCGATCTGCTTCGCCACGGTGAACACGAAGCCCAGGTCGGTGGCCCCGCTGCGGCCCTGCGGCGTGCCCACCGCGATGAACACGAAGTCGGTCTCGCGCACCGCGCGGCCCAGGTCGCCGGTGAAGCTCAGCCGGCCCTGGCGCACGTTCTTGGCCACCAGTTCCTCCATGCCCGGCTCGTAGAAGGGCATGTGCAGGCGGCGGAGCTGGTCGAGCCGCTCCGGGTTGGAGTCCACGCAGGTCACCTGGTGCCCGAAATCGGCGAAGCAGGCCCCGGTCACCAGTCCCACGTAGCCCGTGCCGATCACGCAGATCTTCGACATTCCGTTCCTCGATTCGTTCGCCGGCCGGTTGGGCCGGCCGGCCCTACCTCCGCCACCACTCCAGCAGCCCGTCCAGCGCCTCGGTCACGTCGTGCCTCGGGGCCCAGCCCAGCCGGGCCAGGCGGCCGGCGTCCCCGACCATGAAGTTCAGGTCCTGCGCGCGCAGCCGGGAGGGGTCGGTGTGCACCACCAGCGGCACGCGCGCGTGCGCCACCATGTGGTCCAGCAGGTCGCGCATCCGGCGCCCGGTGCCCGAGGCGATATTCACCGTCGAGCCGGGCTCCGGGCGTTCCAGCAGCACCCGGTAGGCCTCCACCACGTCGCGCACATCGAGATAGTCGCGCACCACGTCGAGGTTTCCCACCTGCAGCGTTCCGGGCCGGCCTTCACGCTCCGCGGCGGCGATCTGGCGCGCGAAGCTGCTCAGCGCGAACCGATCGTCCTGGCCGGGACCGGTGTGACTGAACGGGCGCACCGTCACCACCGGGATCCCGAAGGCGGTCCGGTACGCTTCGCCCACGGCCTCGGCGGCCAGCTTGCTCGCGCCGTAGGGGCTCACCACCGCCGGCGGCGAGTCCTCGGACACCGGCCGGTCCGAGGCCTGCGGGCCGTATACCTCGCTGCTGCTGACCAGCAGCGTGCGCGGCCGCGCCCCCGCCTGGCGCAGGCCCTCGAGAAGTCCCAGCGCGGAGCCCAGGTTGTTGCGGAACGTCCCCTCGGGGTCGCGGAAGGAGGCGGCGGCCGAGCTCTGGCCCGCCAGGTGCAGCACCGCCCCCGGCGGGTGCGCGCGGGCCGCGGCCGTCACGCGCGCGGTGTCTCCCAGGTCGAGCGACACGTACCGGGAGGGGTCGAGCCACCCGGGGCCGGCCGGCTCGAGGCCGAAGCCGACGACGTCGTGTCCGTCCGCGCGCAGGGCCGGGATCAGGTGGCGCGCCACGAAGCCGGACGCGCCCGTCACCCAGGTTCGCACGCGGCTACCTTTCCCTCCAGTACTGCAGCAGGTCGCGCAGGGTCTGCTCGAAGGGGATCTCGGGGACCCAGCCGGTCTCGCGCTTGAACTTGTCGTAGTCGCACAGCAGGATGGGCACGTCCGAAGGACGCATGCGCTTCGGGTCGGGCTTCACCTCGATCACCTTGTCCGTCATGGACAGGATCATCTTGAGCATGTCCCCGATCACCCAGCAGCGATTCGACCCGATGTTGTACACCTCGCCCGGCTTGCCCTTCTCCAGCGCCAGCCAGTAGGCGCGCACCACGTCGCGCACGTCGGTGAAGTCGCGCTTGGCCTCCAGGTTGCCCACGTGCAGCACCGGCGGGCGCCTGCCCTTCTCGATCTCCGCCACCTGCTTGCAGAAGTTCGAGGTGACGAACACGGAGCCGCGGCGCGGCCCCTCGTGGTTGAAGGCGCGCGTGCGCACCACGTCCAGCCCGTAGGAGCGGAAGTACTGGTAGCCGAGCATGTCCTGGGCCACCTTGCTCACCGCGTAGGGCGAGAGCGGCCGGAGCGGGTTGGTCTCCCGGATCGGCACCTCGTCGGCGTGAACGTCCCCGTACTCCTCGCTGGATCCCGCGACGAGCACGCGTGTCTTCAGCCCCAGCCTGCGGATCGCCTCGAACAGGTGCAGCTGGCCGATCACGTTGGTGCTGAGCGTCTCCTCCGGCTGGTGCCACGACGCCGGCACGTAGCTCTGGGCCGCCAGGTGGTAGACCTGGTCGGGCTTCACCTCCGCGATGATCTCGTGCACCGAGGTGGCATCCCGGATGTCGCAGTCGTGCAACGTGAGCCCGGTGGTGATGTGGTCGATGTTCTCGGTCCGGCTCCGCCAGCGGTGGATCCCGTGGACCTCGGCCTTGGGCTGGGTCCGGGCGATGTACTCCACCAGGTGGCTGCCAACGAACCCCGTGACGCCGGTGATCAGAACGCGCATCCAAGCTCCTTGACTCGAGTCATTTCCAGCGGAATAACCGGCTTACGGTAAGGCAATCCCGGCGCAAGGTCAACGCCGCCTCCGGGCACGCGAAGAGGGCGCGTCCAGGCTCGGACGCGCCCTCCGGCGAAGCGGAAGCTACGGTGCTAGGCCCTGCGGCGCAGCATCACCAGCCCGGCGATGCCGACACCCATCAGCAGCAGCGTGCGGGGCTCCGGGATCACCGGCGCGCTCACCAGCCCGTAGTGGAATGCCACCGGCACACCGATTTCCAGGTCCGGGTCGATGCCCCAGCTGTGCACGTCGGCCATGCGTTCGCCGATCCCGACGAAACCGTCCACGGTGTAGGCGAAGAACGCGGTGCTGAGCGGCGCGACCCCGTTGCCGACGGTGGTCGTGGGAAGCTCCGGGTACAGGCCGTAGGTGTTCGGAGTGAAGGGCTCAAGGCCCCACGTGGCTTCCCACTCGGGCGCGAACTCGTTCGCCGGACCGGAAATCGCCAGCCACGGGTTGCCGGTGACCGGGTCCACGGGGAGTTCCCCGACGTAGTTGTAGTGGAACGGGCCGATGTCCAGCAGCTCGAAGCCGCTGAGGCCGTTCATGCCCTCGGTGGGCATGTAGCCGAGATTGGTCACCCGGTAGATGAACAGGGTCACGTCGCCGGGAGCCGCGACACCGTAGACGGCGGGCCCATTCCCCTCGAGATAGAAGTCCACCTGGTCCACGGACACGATGGCGTCGCGGGGGCGCTCCCCGTTGATCTGGGTGGAGCCGTCCGCCTTCCACCAGTAGGTCGCCGTGAAGGCCGGCGCCGGGAGCGCCGAGGCCACCGCGGCCAGCGCGCACAGCAGGCCGGTGCAGAGCAAGATGCCGAAGGAGTAGCGACGCATGGAATCAGGTGCTCCTTTCCATCCGGGAGGCGAGATACGCCCTTGGTACGTGCCCCCGCCGGCTGCGGCGAAATTCCGGGCCAGGGCGCTCCGATTCATTTCAGTGCTAACAAGATTATCATGGATCCGGCCGCAATTCAATGCGGGAATCCACAACCTTTGTAACTGGTTGTGAAATAATGTCTTGAAGCAACGCTCTCGACGAGTCTCAAACTCGCCCGCGGCGCCCCGAACGGAACTGGGCCAGGGCCCTCGCGAGCGCGGCCGCGGGATCGGCCGCCCCGAACACCGCGCGGCCCAGGACCATGGCGTCCGCGCCTTCTCGTCCCGCAACCCCGGGAGTCGCCACGCGCGCCTGGTCGTGCGCGACGCCGTCGGCGAAACGGATGCCCGGCGTGACCAGCAACAGCCCCGGCCCCACCGCGCGACGCGCGGCGCGCGCTGCCTCCACCGACATCACCAGGCCATGAGCGCCGGCCGCGGCGGACTCGCGCGCGAGCCGGAGCACGCGGCCCGCCACGTCGCCGCCCTCGCTGGTGAGCACCGTCACCGCCAGGATCTGCGTGCCGCTGCCGCGCGCGCCCGCCACGGCCGCGGCCACGCCCCTGGGCCCCGCGGTGGCGTGCACGGTGAGCAGGTCCGCCCCCAGCTCCGCGGCGGAGCGCGCCGCGCCCTCCATGGTGTGCGGGATGTCATGAACCTTCAGGTCCAGGAACACGCCGTCGGCCTTCAGCCGCCGCACCAGCGGCGGGCCGGCGGCGGTGAACAATTCCAGGCCCACCTTCACGCCGCAGCGCGCCCCCCCCAGCCGGCGCAGCTGCGCCAGGGCCTCGCGCGAGGTGGGAAAGTCGAGCGCCAGGAAGGCGCGCACGCCGCCGGGCGGGCGCGCGGGCCGGGTGCGGATGGTGGTCACGGGAGCCTCCGAACGAAACCTGCGAACGTGGCGCGCCGCGCGGGTTCGGGACAGTTCACTTCAGCGTGGCGCGCTGTCCGAGCGCGCCGACAAGGTCGCGGCAGCTCGACGCGCCGATTTCCGCGAGCGCGCGCCGCAGCGCGGCGGCCCGCACGCCCGCGCCGGACGGGTCCAGGAACAGCGCCGTGCCCACCTGCACCGCCGCGGCGCCGGCCAGCAGGAAGCCCAGCACGTCGCGCGCCTCCATGATGCCGCCGATGCCGATCACCGGGATTCGAAGAGCCCCCGCCAGGCGCCGCACCATCGCCATCGCCACCGGCCGCACCGCGGGCCCGGAGAGCCCGCCCGCGCCCGGCGAGGGCAGCGCGGTGCGCGACTTCCAGTGCACATCGGCGCCCACCAGCGTGTTGATGGCCGACACGGCGTCGGCGCCGGCGTCCTGCGCCGCCCGGCCCAGGGCCACGATGTCGTGCGTGTTGGGCGTGAGCTTGGCGACCAGGAACCGCCCGGTGCGCGCGCGCACCCCGCGCACCACCCCGGCCACCTGCGCCGGGTCGGTGCCCAGGTCCAGGCCGCCGCGGGCCACGTTGGGGCACGACAGGTTGAGCTCGAAACCCTCGAAACCGTCGTGCCCTTCGAGCCGCTCCGCCTGGGTCGCGTAGTCGCCCGGGGAGTAGCCGCCCAGGCTGACCAGCCGCAGCGGCGGCAGGGCGCGAAGCAGGGGCAGCTTCTCCCCCACGAAGCGGTCCAGCCCCACGTTCTCGAGCCCGATGGAATTGAGCATCCCCGATGCCGTCTCCGCCACGCGCGGGGCGGGGTTGCCAGGGCGGGGCTGCAGCGTGACCGTCTTGGTGACGAACCCGCCGATCTCCTCCATGGGCAGCGCCCCGGCCAGTTCCGGGCCGTAGCCGCAACAGCCGGACGCCAGCAGCACCGGCGTGCGCAGCGTGAACGGGCCCAGCTTCACGGCCAGCGCGCCGGGCGCATCCGGGCCGCACCCGCCCGCGCCCGCGCCCCCCGCGTCCTGCCCTCTTACGTCCGGCATGCCGCCTCCCTCTCCCAGTCGATCCGCCGGGCGTCGAACGCCGGCCCGTCCTCGCAGGCCATGGCGAAAGTCGGCGCGGGGGGCTCGCCCGCGGGCACGGGCGATCCCCCTGGATCCGCGTGCGCCACCGGCACGGCGCAGCCGCGGCACACGCCCACGCCGCAGGGCATGGGCGCTTCCACCGACACGTACGCTTCGAGCGCCCGCTCGCGCGCCAGCGCGGCGGTGGCGGCCAGCAGCCCCATGGGGCCGCACGCGAACAGCGTCGGCGCGGGGCCCGCGCCGGCAGGGATCGCATCGAGAGCGCGGCGCACCGCGTCGAGCACCGTGCCGCGCTCCCCGCGGGAGCCGTCCTCGGTGCAGATCACGGAATCGAGCGCGGCCAGCTCCGGGGAATCCCACAGCAGGGGCGCGCGGGTGGCGCCGTAGAAGAAGCGCACGCGGGCCGGGTCGGAGGCCCCGCGCGAGACGTACAGCAGCGGCGCGACCCCGTAGCCTCCCGCGACCATCCACAGCGGGCCGGGCAGTCGCGGGAAGCCGCGCCCCAGCGGGCCGTGGCCCTCGAGCCGCGAACCCAGCGGCAGGCGGGCCAGCGCGCGCGTGCCGCGGCCGGCTTCCGAGAACAGGATGCGGAACGAGGCCGGCCCCGCGCCGCCGGCATCCCAGTCGAGCAGGCTGAACGGGCGGGGCCAGAAGACCTCGGGAAGGTTGAGCTGGACGAACTGGCCGGCGGATGCCCCGGGTGCGGAACAGTTCAGGACGAAGCTCGCGAGATGCTGACGCTCGGCCACCGCCTGGCGTTCGCGCAGCTCCGCGCGGAAGCGGATCCAGCCCACGCGCGGGCCTACCGGTTGCCCGGCGGGGCGGCCCCGCCGGTATCGGGCTCGGCCGGGGCGCCCGGCATGTGCGGCAGGCTGTCGGGCGGGGCCGGGCCGCCCGGGGCCGCGCCCGCAGGCGGCGGTACAGTCGGCGGCGCGGCCGGCGGCGCGGCCGGCGACGCGGGCGCAGATCCGGGTGGCGGACTGCCCTTCGGCGCGGCGGAGGTGTCTGGGGGCGTGGAGCCCGGCGGAGGCGCAGAGCCCGGCGGGCCGCCCCTTCGCACAGCAGAAGTATCCGCCGTCACCGGCGGCACGCTGTCCATCTCGGCCGCCTGGATCGAGGGCACCGAGCTGCCCGCCGGCACCATCGGCCTCGAGATGCCGCGCGAGGCCGCGGTGGCCCGCGTCACCGAATCCGCGCGCATCGCCTCCGCGCGCTTCAGGGCCTCGCGGCGCAACGAGTCCGAGTACGCGATCAAACGTATGGAATCGGCCACTGTCTTCCTGCGCAGCGAGTCCGCGCGCGCCGCCTGGGCGATGGAGTCGGCGATGGCCTCGGGCGGCTTGGGGCACGGGATGTTGGTGGTGTCCCGGCCGCCGGCGGCCAGCACGGAGTCCGCGGCGGCCCCGAAGTGCCGCTGCAGCGTGTCCTGCGCCGCCAGCCCGAACGCGGTGCTCGAGTACCGCGCGGCCACGCGCGCGTACGCGGAATCGGCCGCGGCCGGTCGCTTCATCTTCGCCAGCACCCAGCCCGCCGCGAAGGCGGCCTTGGGTCCGAAGCGGGTGAAGCTGTAGGCGCGCTCCACCCCCAGGTACTCCACCAGGGCGCGGTCCAGCTTCTTCATGTCGAAGCAGTAGAGCTCGGCCAGCAGGAAGGCGGTCTCCGCCCGGCCGTCGAAGTGGCTCTTCGAGTCGGCCATCATCTTCTTGTACTCGGCGGCCCGGGCCAGCCCGGAGTTCCGTTCCTTGGCCACGTCGGTGAACTCGGAGCGCGGCATGGTGTTCACGGCGTCGTAGAACTTGCGCGCCTGGTCGAAGTCCTCCCTGTTCACCTCCTGGATGTAGCCGAGCTGGTAGGCGGCCACCGAGCCGAACCGGTCGTTGGGGTGCGCCTCCTTGATCGTCGTGTACTGGTCCACGGCGCGGTCCACCTGGCCGCGCAGCGCCTCGCACCCCGCGATCCGCAATTGAAGGTCGGGATCCCGCATCTGCTGGAGGTCCTTGGGCTGCGCGCGGACGTCAATCTGCTGCTGGCGGTAGTAGGTGATGGCTTCCTCGAAGCGGCGGGCGCGCTCGAGGGCCTCTCCCACCTTCAGCCGGGCGGCGAAGCGGTCCTCCTCGCGCGGGGCGTCGAGGGCCACCTGCGAGAACTCGGTGCGCGCGCTGTCCCATTCCTCGAGCTGGAAGTAGGCCTCGCCGCGGTAGGTCTGCGAGCGGTAGCGCTCCTCGCTGGCGGGACATTCGCGGATCAGGCGGGTGTAGGTCTCCAGCGCCTCGCGGCTGCGCTTCTGCTGCCGGAACCCGTCGCCCAGGGTGATCAGGGCCTGGTCCTTGCCGGCGTAGTCCGGGAACCGGGCCAGCACCTGGTTCAGCGTGCTCTCGGCGTCGGCGAAGCGGCGCAGCCGGGTCAGCGCCTGGGCCTGGCCGGTGAGGGCGTCGGGAACGAACCGGCTCTGAGGCAGGCTGTCGCACAGCAGCTGGAACTGGGTCACGGCGCCCTCGTAGTCGCCCTTGCCCAGCTGGCAGCGCCCGATCAGGAGCACCGCCTCGTCCACGTACTTGCTGTCGGGGAACTTGGTGAGCAGGTTGGTGCACGCGCGCATGCACTGTTCGTACTGGGCCAGCTCGGCCGCCGAGGCGCCCTGGAGCGGGTTGCGGGCCCTCTCCTCCATGGCCTTGTCCCAGGCCTTGCGTGCCATGTAGAAGGTGTTGTAGTACGCACAGCCACCCAGGAACAGCGTGACCAGGAGAGCGACCAGCGCGACCGGGATGCGCCTCACGATCCGCCCCCGCCGGGATGCAGGTCTTGAAGCGCGTACACCGGGAAGTCCCCGCGCTGCAGCGCCTCGATGGCGTGGATCGCGGCGGACGCGGCCGCCAGCGTGGTCAGGCACGGCACGCGGCACTGCAGCGCGGCGCGCCGGATGCGGACCTCGTCGAACTGCGACTCCCGGCCCAGCGGCGTGTTGATCACCAGGTCCACCTCCCCGCGCGTGATCAGATCCTCGGCGTTGGGGCCGCCCTCGTGCACCTTGAACACCGGGCGCGCCGGGATGCCGTTGCGCCTGAGCATCAGCGCCGTGCCGCCGGTGGCCAGCAGCTCGAAGCCCAGGTGCCGGAGCTGCTTGGCCATGAACACGATGGCCCGCTTGTCCTGGTCGCACACCGACAGGAACGCGCGCCCCTTCAGCGGCAGGCGCTCCCCCAGCGCCAGCTTGGCCTTCGCGTAGGCCAGGCCCATGTTGTCGGAAATCCCCATCACCTCGCCCGTGGACTTCATTTCCGGGCCCAGCAGCGTGTCCACTCCGGGGAACCGGTCGAAGGGCAGCGCCGGGTGCTTGAGCGACACGTGCTGCGGGTCGCCCTCGACCGGGGGGCGGTCCGAGGGCAGCTTCCCGCCCGCCATCACGCGCGCGGCCACCCGCGCCAGCGGCCAGCCCGCGGCCTTGCTCACGAAGGGCACCGTGCGCGAGGCGCGCGGGTTGGCCTCGAGCACGTACAGCGTGTCGTTGCGCAGCGCGAACTGCACGTTCATCAGTCCCACCACCGGCAGCGCCAGCGCCAGCTTCGTGGTCTGCGCGGCGATCTCGGCCAGCGTCTCGCGGCCCACCGAGAACGCCGGGATGACGCACGACGAGTCGCCGGAGTGGATGCCCGCGGCCTCGAGGTGCTCCATGATGGCGCCCAGCCACACGCGCTCGCCGTCGCACACGGCATCCACTTCCAGCTCGATCGCGTCCTCCAGGAAGCGGTCGAGCAGCAGCGGCTCCTCGCGCGAGATGGCGACTTCCTTCAGCAGCGCCGCCAGGTCGTCCGGGCCGAACAGGATCCGCATCCCGCGGCCCCCCAGCACGTACGAGGGCCGCGCGAGGATGGGCCAGCCCATGCCCTCGGCCGCGGCGACGGCGTCGTCGGCGTTCCAGGCCGTGGTGCACACCGGCTGTCGCAGCCCCAGCTCGCGCACCAGCTCGGAGAAGCGCAGGCGGTTCTCGGCGCGGTCGATGGCGTCCCAGCCGGTGCCCAGGATGTTGACCCCGGCCTCGGCCAGCCCGCGCGCCAGCGAGAGCGGCGTCTGCCCGCCCAGCTGCACCAGCACCCCGATGGGACGCTCCGTCGCCACCACCGCCAGCACGTTCTCCAGCGTCAGTGGCTCGAAGTACAGCCGGTCGGACACATCATAATCGGTGCTGACGGTTTCGGGGTTGGAATTGATCATCACCACCTGGTAGCCGGCCTCGCGCAGCTCCAGGCACGCCTGGACGCAGCAGTAGTCGAACTCCAGGCCCTGCCCGATCCGGTTGGGGCCGCTGCCCAGCACCAGGATGGTCCTTCCCGCACCGGCGCGGGATTCGTCCTGCTCGCCGTAGGTGGAGTAGAAGTACGGCGTCTCGGCCTCGAATTCCGCGGCGCAGGTGTCCACGGCCTTCATCGCCGGGACCAGGCCCGCGGCCTCGCGGGCCGCGCGCACCCCGGCTTCGGGCGATCCCGAGAACGCCGCCAGATCCGCGTCGCCGAAGCCACGGCGCTTGGCCCGCTCCAGCAGCGGCAGGTCGGTCACGAAGCCGGTGCCGGCCGCCCGGACCTCCTCCTCCAGCTCCACCATCTGGCGGAACTGCTCCAGGAACCACGGGTGCACGTGCGTCCAGCGGGCCAGCTCTGCGGGGCTCCGCCCCTCGCGCAGCGCCTGTCGCATGGCCAGCCAGCGCCCGGGTCGGGCCCTGCCCAGCTCCTCCGGGCCCAGCGGCCCGGCGCCATACTCGCCGCGCCAGCCCTGCGAGGGCGACTCCAGCGAGCGCAGCGCCTTGAGGAACGCCTCCTGGAAGCTGCGCCCCAGCCCCATCACCTCGCCCACGGACTTCATCTGCGTGCCCAGCACCGGCTCGGCGGCGGGGAACTTCTCGAACGCCCAGCGCGGGATCTTCACCGCCACGTAGTCCAGGGCGGGCTCGAAGCTGGCCGGGGTGCGGCGGGTGATGTCGTTGGGGATCTGGTCCAGCGTGGCGCCCACCGCCAGCCACGCCGCGATCTTGGCGATGGGGAAGCCGGTGGCCTTGGAGGCCAGCGCGGAGCTGCGCGAGACGCGCGGGTTCATCTCGATCACGTAGCGCTCGCGGGTGCGCGGGTCCACCGCGAACTGGATGTTCGAGCCGCCCGTCTCCACGCCCACGGCGCGCATCACCTTCAGCGCGTCGTCGCGCATGCCCTGGTACTCGCGATCCCCCAGCGTCTGCTGGGGGGCCACGGTGACGCTGTCGCCGGTGTGCACGCCCATGGGGTCCAGGTTCTCGATGGAGCACACCACCACGGCGTTGTCCGCGCGATCGCGCATCATCTCCAGCTCGAACTCCAGGTGGCCCAGCAGGCTCTGCTCCACCAGCGCCTCGTGCGTGGCGCTGGCCTGCAGGCACAGCTCCAGGCGGCGCCGCAGGTCGGCCTCGTCGTGGGCCGCGCCGCTGCCCGCGCCGCCCAGCGCGAAGGAGGCGCGCACGATCACCGGCAGGCCCACCTGGCGCGCGAAGCGCACACCGTCCTCCACCGTGCGCACGGCGCGGCTGTCGGGCAGCTTCAGCCCGGCGGCGAGCATGCAGTCGCGGAACACCTCGCGGCTCTCGGCGCGCCGGATGGTCTCCAGGGAGGCGCCGATCATCTCCACCCCGTGCCGCTCCAGGGCCCCGGAGACCGCCAGCTCCACCGCCACGTTGAGCGCGGTCTGCCCGCCCATGGTGGGCAGCAGCGCATCCGGCTTCTCGATGGCGATCACGCGCTCCACCACGTCGGCGGTCACCGGCTCCAGGTAGGTGCGGTCGGCCATGGGAGCGTCGGTCATGATGGTGGCCGGATTCGAGTTCACCAGCACCACCCGGTAGCCCACCGCGCGCAGCGCGCGGCACGCCTGCGTGCCGGAATAGTCGAACTCGCACGCCTGCCCGATCACGATGGGCCCGGAGCCCAGGATCAGGATGGTCTCCAGGTCGCGGCGCGTCTCGAAGCCCGGCGTGCTCACATTGTCCCCGTGCCCGCGGCCCGCGCGGGCGCCAGCGTGCGGGCGAAGTCGTCAAAGGCCGGTCGGGCGTCGTGCGGCCCGGGGCCCGCCTCGGGATGGAACTGGATGGCGGTGACCGGCAGCGAGCGGTGGCGGAAGCCCTCGAGGGTGCCGTCGTTGAGATTGCGCAGCGTGGGCTCCCAGTCGCGGGCGCGAGCTTCGTCCCAGCGCACGCAGTAGTTGTGGTTCTGCGAAGTGATGGCCACCCGCCCGGTGGCGATCTCGCCCACCGGGTGGTTGCCGCCGTGGTGCCCGTAGCGGAGCTTGTAGGTCTCCATGCCCAGCGCCCGTGCCAGCACCTGGTGGCCGAGGCAGATGCCCAGCACCGGCAGGGTGCCGATCAGCGAGGCGGCCAGATCCACCACGTGGGGCACGTCCACGGGATCGCCCGGGCCGTTGGAGAACACCACGCCGTCGGGCCGCCACGCCAGCAGCTCCGCGCGCGCCACCCGCGCCGGGTACACCCTCACCCGCGCGCCTCGCTCCGCCAGCTGGCGCAGGATGCTGCGCTTCACGCCGCAGTCCACCACCGCCACCCGGGGGGCTGCGCCCGCGAGCGGGGCGGGCACCGGGCGCGGCACGAAACTCGCGGACACGCCGCCGGGCCCGGCCGGCGCGGGCCCGGGCGGCACGGGATCCTCGAAGTCGTACGCGGCGGGGGCGCTGACTCGGTCCAC is a genomic window of Candidatus Eisenbacteria bacterium containing:
- a CDS encoding PEP-CTERM sorting domain-containing protein; amino-acid sequence: MRRYSFGILLCTGLLCALAAVASALPAPAFTATYWWKADGSTQINGERPRDAIVSVDQVDFYLEGNGPAVYGVAAPGDVTLFIYRVTNLGYMPTEGMNGLSGFELLDIGPFHYNYVGELPVDPVTGNPWLAISGPANEFAPEWEATWGLEPFTPNTYGLYPELPTTTVGNGVAPLSTAFFAYTVDGFVGIGERMADVHSWGIDPDLEIGVPVAFHYGLVSAPVIPEPRTLLLMGVGIAGLVMLRRRA
- a CDS encoding GDP-mannose 4,6-dehydratase; this translates as MRTWVTGASGFVARHLIPALRADGHDVVGFGLEPAGPGWLDPSRYVSLDLGDTARVTAAARAHPPGAVLHLAGQSSAAASFRDPEGTFRNNLGSALGLLEGLRQAGARPRTLLVSSSEVYGPQASDRPVSEDSPPAVVSPYGASKLAAEAVGEAYRTAFGIPVVTVRPFSHTGPGQDDRFALSSFARQIAAAEREGRPGTLQVGNLDVVRDYLDVRDVVEAYRVLLERPEPGSTVNIASGTGRRMRDLLDHMVAHARVPLVVHTDPSRLRAQDLNFMVGDAGRLARLGWAPRHDVTEALDGLLEWWRR
- a CDS encoding UDP-glucose/GDP-mannose dehydrogenase family protein — its product is MSKICVIGTGYVGLVTGACFADFGHQVTCVDSNPERLDQLRRLHMPFYEPGMEELVAKNVRQGRLSFTGDLGRAVRETDFVFIAVGTPQGRSGATDLGFVFTVAKQIAPHLTGYKVIVQKSTVPPGTGRKLAELVRQHLKRGSKARFDVVSNPEFLREGAAVDTFMHTDRIVIGADSQKALKAVAGLYRPLYLIETPMVLTNLETSELIKYAANNALATKISFINEMSRVCEAIGPHVDVNVVAKAVGLDKRIGSKFLHAGPGFGGSCFPKDCASLLHFSKQFGAPTPLTGAVMKVNRDQRRFVYDKILAGLGSPRGKTVALLGLAFKPNTDDLRESVGMDFGRWLLRAGIKVKAYDPIAMPGAQQELPGLTYCPDAYTAARGADVLVVVTEWNQFRELDLGKLKRIMRRPAIVDCRNIYDPRTVREIGFRYQGVGRGEA
- the rfbB gene encoding dTDP-glucose 4,6-dehydratase produces the protein MARLDLGSARLVVTGGAGFIGSHFVKMALARHPGIRITVLDKLTYAGNLANLAGVESDPRYAFVKGDICDPRVVDGLLAQHDAVANFAAESFVDKSIDDPGQFVLTDMYGTYVLLEAARRHGLKRFLQVSTDEVYGEVLEGEAPEEAPLMPRNPYAASKAGADRLAFSYFATYDTPVVVTRASNNYGSHQYPEKLIPLFVTNALEDQPLPVYGSGRNTRDWMHVEDHCEALLSVLGGDDVEGETFNVGAGNEYDVLGITARILEVLGKPADLVRHVKDRPGHDRRYAVDTGKIRARFGWKPKRSFEQGLAETVCWYREHPEWWGPIKSGEFKREYLARYGVLK
- a CDS encoding dTDP-4-dehydrorhamnose 3,5-epimerase family protein, with the protein product MIEGVKIKKLKVIPDERGFLMEMLRDDDEFFQKFGQVYLTVAYPGVVKGWHYHRKQTDHFTCVKGMMKVVLYDGREGSKTRGEVNEFFLGEQNPILLVIPNLVLHGMKGIGTEPAYLVNVPTEHYVYAEPDEFRVHPHDNDIPYKWERHDG
- a CDS encoding GDP-mannose 4,6-dehydratase, which gives rise to MRVLITGVTGFVGSHLVEYIARTQPKAEVHGIHRWRSRTENIDHITTGLTLHDCDIRDATSVHEIIAEVKPDQVYHLAAQSYVPASWHQPEETLSTNVIGQLHLFEAIRRLGLKTRVLVAGSSEEYGDVHADEVPIRETNPLRPLSPYAVSKVAQDMLGYQYFRSYGLDVVRTRAFNHEGPRRGSVFVTSNFCKQVAEIEKGRRPPVLHVGNLEAKRDFTDVRDVVRAYWLALEKGKPGEVYNIGSNRCWVIGDMLKMILSMTDKVIEVKPDPKRMRPSDVPILLCDYDKFKRETGWVPEIPFEQTLRDLLQYWRER